The segment GGAGCTCTGCATTTCCGTGGAACCCGCCAGGCTCAGAGCTGGGTGAGGCCcaggtgggcagcagcacccatAGCGTGACGCCGGACAGCACAGGGTGACAGCAGGGACATGGGGTAACAAGCTGCACCGAGGACAGACGCCTCGCAGCAGACAGACATCCGAGGACAGCACCGCggtgctcccagccccatccacACCCAAAGCTCAACAGGACATGGCGTCAGTCCAATCCTTTATCCAAACCTCTCCTCATTTGTGCGGTGACTCCGGCTGTCCCAGCAACAACAGCCTCTCCCTGGGCCACCCGCACCCCCCAACCAACCTCGATGCTGGTAAGGATTGAAGTAACCCTGATTTCAAGTGCTCCGCTCCCCATCCCACGGTGCCAAACACGCCGAGCTGCTCTTTGGCTGAGCCTTTTTCcactgggcagcagcacagcccagctcagccctaCCACCAGACCAGCTCCATTGGGTCCAGGGCCACTCGGTCTCCTCGTGCTCAGGCTGTGGATCAGCCAGCTCCATCCTCATCCCCGTGGCGCTGTGATGCCAGCTGCCCGCTGCATCCCTCCATCGCAGGCTGCTTCACCTCTCTGCCTGCACAAATGCTGCCCCTTCCATCCCATCTGCAGCCCTCGTGCTACGGATTATCCTGGGTCAATGGCTTGCAGGGGTCGGTCCCTGTCCCCCGGTTTGGCAAGCTGGCAGCGGGAGCGTTGGCCACGGCGTGGACCTTCTGGTGGTGGTTCAAGGACTGCCGGTGGCGGAAGCTCTTGCTGCAGCCGTTGCACTGGAAGGGCCGCTGCTGGGTGTGCCGGCGCTGGTGCTCCTCCAGCAACGTTTGCATGGGGAAGCTCTCCGTGCACTCGATGCAGCGGTAGAGCCGCTCCCCGGCTGCGCTGGCACGCGGCCGTCCCGCCCAGCCGCCCCGCAGCTGCACCCCGTGGATGCGTTGGTGTTTCTGGAGGTGGTGCTTCTGGATGAAGCCCTTGCCGCAGGCCGGGCAGCAGTAGGGCCGCTCCCCGGTGTGGATGCGGTAGTGTTTGTTGAGGTTGGACTTCTCGTTGAAGCTCTTCCCGCAGGCGGGGCACTGGAAGGGCCGCTCTCCCGTGTGCAGGCGCTGGTGCCGCAGCAGAGCAGCGTGGTGGGCCAGGCTCTTCCCACAGGCCGTGCAGATGAAGGAGCCGTTGCTCTTCCTCGCGTGGCTCTGCTGCCGTGCCAGGAGGTTGCGTTTCAGACGGACGTTCTTCCAGCCCGGCGGCGGCACGCGGGGCTCATCCCCTGTGCCAGATGGGCCGTGCTCCTCCGTGCCAGCCTGCATCGAGGCGGGCTCTGTGGCAGTGTCCTCTCCCAGCGGCAGCCCCTGGGGCAGAGCGAACGGCTGCTCAGTCTCTGTGCCGTGCCCGTGCTCTGTTGGGAAAGGTAAGGCTGGGGCTGGGCGAGCTTCCACTGGGATGACCACGGGCTTGAATTCAGGCTGAGGGACCCCATGTTTGCAGAGCTCCCCTAAGCCCTCTCCTGCTCCCTTCTGTCCGTCCATGACGGCGTGGCTCTCCCAAGGCACCGGCGGCTCCTGGCCCAGGGGAATCTCCTCTTCCAGCCTCACAGAGGGCACCTGTGGCAGAGCCAGCATTTCCAGTCCTTCCTCCTGCggctgctgctcttctgtcttGATCACGATCTTCTCATCTGCTGAGAAACAGCAATTCATTCCCAGCAAAGTAAAGCTCTCCCATGCCTGTATCCCCAGCAgtggagcaggagctgagcttCCCCTGCAGCACGTGGGTGAGACAAACCAGCAAATGTGCTGCTACAGATGGAGCAAGAGAGTACTACCATGAGCAAAGGGGGAGAAGGGCACAAGGTGGAAGGGTGCTGTGTCTGCTGGGGGCTACCTGGTCATCTCTGGGGACATTCAGCAGACCAACAACATAACATTCATAAAGAACCCAAATCAGGAAAACATGGAAGCAATACTGCAGCTGCAGTCATTTGTCCTAGAGGGAACTGTTAGGAACGGCAGAGATTAGTTGGGTAAATCTGGAGGAAAGGACCAAAGCAAAACGTTCCAGGAGCAGAACTGACTGAGTGGCCACAGAGCCACCCTCGCACTAAGCCTTGCCCACGCTTTTTCCACTCTTGCCAAGTGGGGTGCTCTGGGTTCAGAGTTTTGGTGTGGTCTCTTCTGGAtttctttccccctttggcactgattttccttccctgtttttaatttccattcacTCAACCTGCACGCAACCCtcccccaccaccccctggcACTCAATGCAGTGCCATTGATGCCACCACTGCTGTGACTCACCGCCACCACtgtgccccagcactgctccctcctccagcagcccgTGGGTCCTGGAAGCTGAATCCTCCCCATCCTCAGTTGACAACAGCAGAGCGGGTTTTGAATTGGTGTCCCCAGGTCCTGAGGGAAGAAGCGGGTGTGCAAAGAGCTGATGCTGGGCACCAGCACCCCTCagggaagagctgctcctgcgTGGCCGAGAGGCCTGGGCTCAGCTTCCCCAGGGAAGTTAGAGCAAGCAGGCTGATGTCAGCCACACCAGGTGACTGACTTTAGTTACCTCAGCAAGAACAGAACTTTCAGCTTTATCACCTTTTAGAATTTCAGCCCAACATAACCAGTGCTAAAATTTAGGACTGCTCCCAGCAAATTCCTCCAGGGTGGTACATGTGTGCTGGGTAACACCTATGCTGGGAGGCAGGATTGCAGAGCGCCGTGCCAGCGAGGCACAATGCTCCCCCAGAGCTGAGAAACACCAAAGGCTGAGGAGCGTGAAGCACGGCTGTCACCCGTGACCAAACCCTAACGGTGCCAAAGGTGCCAAGGCCTCACCATTTACTGCCTGTCTGCAAACGTCCAGATAACAGAGCAACCTATGCAAAGCAAGGTTCAGCCTAGGAGATGACAGAGTCTGACACAAGCGCAAGGAATGAACCTCACCGAGAGAGACCACAGCCTCGTAGCTCCCCTTCACCGCCATCCTGTACAGCTCCTGCTGCCGGCTGTCCACACCGCCCCACTCCTGCTCTGGCAAACAGGCAGCATCGTCCTCACCTGACGCAGGGACCTGGAATGGCAGGAGGCACCTCCTGAGCACTGCCTTGCCTCGTCTCCCCCCACACAGCCCCCTTGTATGCCTGTgtgacagcacagagctcttggGGAAAGGCACCATGCCCTGGCCTGAGCTGAGGCCTCTCCCCGAACAGCCAGGAGGTTTGCAGCTCCTTCTCCAGATCCACACCATCGACCTGGGGCAGTGCCCATCACATCAGAGCAGGACACGTATGGGAAGGAACCGTCCTACCCTGCAAGGGAACTACCAGGGCTCAGCAAGGCTGAAAACACAGTGGTACATCTGTACTTTGTTCCCTCTTTTCACTGGAGATGGGGAGGATCTGGAAGGGCTTAAGGCAAAGCATCAGAGGAGCCACATCCCTGCTGCCCCGCCCTACACAACACCCACAGGAGCATTTCATCCACGCCGTTTCCTTGAGTGCATcctcactgccttacacacaTTCGTTACCTGAAGTTTGTTCCCTATTTCCTGAGGCTGGACCCCATTCCCCTGGGCTCACCCTTGTTACCTTACACTTGTTCCTTGTCCCTGTTACTCTGGGCTTGTTCTCCATTCCCTACAGCTCATGCCCTGTGCCCCAGGGCTCATCCCCATTACCTCAGACTCATCCCCATTACCAAGGGCTTGTCTCCATTACCTTGGGCTCACTGCCTGATCCCTGGGGCTCGTCCCTTATTATCTTGGGCTCATCCTCTGTGCCCTGGGACTCGTCCCCATTACCTGAGGCTCGTTCCCTGTGCCCTGGGGCTCATCCCCCATTCCTTGGGGCTCATCGCTTGCACCCTGGGACCCATTCCAGTTACCCGGGCTGCTCATCCCCCATTCCCATCACCTCCTCTCCATTACGCGGGGCTCAACCTCACTACCTCTATCTCTTCCCCATTCCCCAGGGCTCATCCCTCATTACCTTGGGCTCATCCCCTGTTCCCGGGAGTTCATTCGCCATTCCTTAACATTCATCCCTTGCACCATGGGCATGCCTCCATCACCTGAGGCTCATCCCTATTCCATAGGGCACATCTCACTACCTCGGGCTCAATCCTGTTCCCCAGGGCTCATCCCTTGTTCCCTCAGGCTCATCCTCTGCACCTTGGGACTCATCCCCATTACCTGAGGCTCATTCCTGTGCCTGGGGGCTCATCCCCCATGCCTTGGGGCTCATCGCTTGCACCCTGAGGCTCCTCCCAGTTACCCAAGGGACTCATCCCCCATTCCCATCACCTCCTCCCCGTCACCTGAGGCTGAACCCCACTACCTCTATCTCACCCCCCTTCACTGAGGCTCACCCTTCATTCCTTGGCGTTCATCCCCTGCACCACGGGCATGCCCCCATTACCCGAGGCTCATCCCTGTTCCCTAGGGCACATCTCTCAT is part of the Gallus gallus isolate bGalGal1 chromosome 2, bGalGal1.mat.broiler.GRCg7b, whole genome shotgun sequence genome and harbors:
- the LOC101748312 gene encoding zinc finger protein 777 isoform X1 is translated as MVWIWRRSCKPPGCSGRGLSSGQGMVPFPKSSVLSHRHTRGLCGGRRGKAVLRRCLLPFQVPASGEDDAACLPEQEWGGVDSRQQELYRMAVKGSYEAVVSLGPGDTNSKPALLLSTEDGEDSASRTHGLLEEGAVLGHSGGADEKIVIKTEEQQPQEEGLEMLALPQVPSVRLEEEIPLGQEPPVPWESHAVMDGQKGAGEGLGELCKHGVPQPEFKPVVIPVEARPAPALPFPTEHGHGTETEQPFALPQGLPLGEDTATEPASMQAGTEEHGPSGTGDEPRVPPPGWKNVRLKRNLLARQQSHARKSNGSFICTACGKSLAHHAALLRHQRLHTGERPFQCPACGKSFNEKSNLNKHYRIHTGERPYCCPACGKGFIQKHHLQKHQRIHGVQLRGGWAGRPRASAAGERLYRCIECTESFPMQTLLEEHQRRHTQQRPFQCNGCSKSFRHRQSLNHHQKVHAVANAPAASLPNRGTGTDPCKPLTQDNP
- the LOC101748312 gene encoding zinc finger protein 777 isoform X2, which produces MVWIWRRSCKPPGCSGRGLSSGQGMVPFPKSSVLSHRHTRGLCGGRRGKAVLRRCLLPFQVPASGEDDAACLPEQEWGGVDSRQQELYRMAVKGSYEAVVSLGPGDTNSKPALLLSTEDGEDSASRTHGLLEEGAVLGHSGGDEKIVIKTEEQQPQEEGLEMLALPQVPSVRLEEEIPLGQEPPVPWESHAVMDGQKGAGEGLGELCKHGVPQPEFKPVVIPVEARPAPALPFPTEHGHGTETEQPFALPQGLPLGEDTATEPASMQAGTEEHGPSGTGDEPRVPPPGWKNVRLKRNLLARQQSHARKSNGSFICTACGKSLAHHAALLRHQRLHTGERPFQCPACGKSFNEKSNLNKHYRIHTGERPYCCPACGKGFIQKHHLQKHQRIHGVQLRGGWAGRPRASAAGERLYRCIECTESFPMQTLLEEHQRRHTQQRPFQCNGCSKSFRHRQSLNHHQKVHAVANAPAASLPNRGTGTDPCKPLTQDNP